ttaagattaagattcccagaatattcaaattttttgagataggatatttgagttttcttaagctgtaagccatgatcagcaatattaaaataataaaaggcttgcaatatttcagttgatttgtaatgaatccagaatgtatgacatctttgtttttgtaattgcattacagaaaatcacaatattcacattttctgagacagtcctgtactttcCACCAtggtgaatcttcagaaatcaTCCGTCTCCAGTCCTCCAGTATAAATGGGGTTCGTAACAAAATATAATTTGACCTTGTTTCTTTTACACAGGATCTGATCTTGGCAAAGACAGAGGATGGAGAGGTCAAAGCAGCAAACTGGCCTTTCTATGAGGCCATGCACAGAGCCCTGGGGCCGAGGGACTCCAGCAGGCCTTTCAATATTATTGCCTCTGCAATGGACTGGAGTGAAGAAGCGCCTTATGAGGGCCCTGACGAGGGCCTTGATGAGGGCCCTGATGAGGGCCCTAGTTCCTCTGCACCAGGGCCTGATGAGGACCCTGGTTCCCCTGCTCCAGGGCAGTCACACTCTGGAGGGAAGAAAcccagaaaaaggaaaaatgaagtTTTGACCTTTCTACTGGACTACGGTGACagacaagaaaagaggctgagggagctggatgaaaaggaggaggagagggaaaagagGAGGGATGAACAGTTATCCAGgttaattgacatttttgggaagatGGTGGACAAGATGTAGTTTTcctcatcatttttttttatttataatttgaggttcaatttcttttgttttcattttatattagacaaatcctcagttgacctgctGTTTAATAAACCatacttgcttttctttaatctgagtacagtgtttgaattaagatttcctttgttaacagaaatgcatacatgtaaatactagcaagatagttttagatccaacacaaacaagtcgggcagtaatttggttattcatttatttatgaacaCAAAATtcaaacaatttcagcaagttgaacaaaaacgttgcagtaaatagtgataatataactgaaatatttagctcaggttaccatcaatttatacactctcttacaaaaataaaattactcGGCGATTGAGTCTGGCGTACTGGAtgtgctggtatgggtagataGAAAGAAATACACTACATCAACAAGGAAATGCATATTGTACTATGCGCATATTTAAATTGTCgtctttgttgtattttatgctcctttatataggctaccactttgttttcaaacatccgtaggatgattattcccaaacttataatactGGTACGTAACATTTAGATCTGACGTGTTTCCGGTGCTGTCCCATTCTTAtttctaccatttggagccctcgcacttgatcacttccagctgacgtcacttaagtctgtgagggttcagggcttgagggtttagggcGGAGGTTGGAATTCAGGGTACGTTTCGTCCATCCATAGAGATATGCACGTAGATGCGTCACAGCGTCAAGGCGcccgccatcttggatgtggCAAACAGTGGAGCGACAGCAGAAGACGCCTCATTCATGTTCTGCGtggaatagagggtctgcattgacgtcacttctacactggaccagcccccttacttgcactgagtggcaaaaacaggataacggccgattatcggcttaaattaaagcacttggacttgacagtgacccgtacagttaccccaagaaccagtggtccatggacattaatatttggtacagttacaccaagaaccagtggtccatggacattaatatttggtacagttaccaagaaccagtggtccatggacattaatatttggtacagttaccaagaaccagtggtccatggacattaatatttggtacagttaccaagaaccagtggtccatggacattaatatttggtacagttaccaagaaccagtggtccatggacattaatatttggtacagttacaccaagaaccagtggtccatggacattaatatttggtacagttaccaagaaccagtggtccatggacattaatatttggtacagttaccccaagaaccagtggtccatggacattaatatttggtacagttaccaagaaccagtggtccatggacattaatatttggtacagttaccaagaaccagtggtccagggacattaatatttggccacgaatccagtttcctgatatttatatgtacttaatttctacgccggggaaatacacgaagcaaagcttgaaggcttacaaaagtcttgacgcttggtccgacttcaaggcaggatttgttgtagaaattaaagtgatgaggacaccgaactttatgatttgaccgtttaacgttagctacccaaaaatccaacattaccggatacaaaatgggaaccacaaatccacgtttcagtgcctggaatccagttatttctgtgaattgcagcgatccatttgtc
This is a stretch of genomic DNA from Cololabis saira isolate AMF1-May2022 chromosome 12, fColSai1.1, whole genome shotgun sequence. It encodes these proteins:
- the LOC133456248 gene encoding uncharacterized protein LOC133456248 isoform X1; the protein is MTEEKTTSRKKFTWSDQQTLRLIDLRLERETLFTGHRNASSHGFDVIITEMGLVGAITANQAAKKWENLKKKYRDLILAKTEDGEVKAANWPFYEAMHRALGPRDSSRPFNIIASAMDWSEEAPYEGPDEGLDEGPDEGPSSSAPGPDEDPGSPAPGQSHSGGKKPRKRKNEVLTFLLDYGDRQEKRLRELDEKEEEREKRRDEQLSRLIDIFGKMVDKM
- the LOC133456248 gene encoding uncharacterized protein LOC133456248 isoform X2 — encoded protein: MHLPTVLSSVIITEMGLVGAITANQAAKKWENLKKKYRDLILAKTEDGEVKAANWPFYEAMHRALGPRDSSRPFNIIASAMDWSEEAPYEGPDEGLDEGPDEGPSSSAPGPDEDPGSPAPGQSHSGGKKPRKRKNEVLTFLLDYGDRQEKRLRELDEKEEEREKRRDEQLSRLIDIFGKMVDKM